Within Verrucomicrobiota bacterium, the genomic segment CCCTAGAGCTTAGGACCTTATTTTACATCATCGTGTTAGGAACTATAAGCGAGAGATTTGGAAAAACCTATTCTAAATTAGATCTAAAGGAATGCTTTCTCTATGCCTATGGTTTTCTCTCAATGGAGTTGTGGCAAGTGATCTACCCTAAAACGAATGAATCCCTCTCCCATTCTGAAAAGAAAATCTTGAAGCTCATCAATGAATCGGGACCAACACATTCCAATAAGCTAGAACAACATCTAGGCACCAAGCGGGTGAGGACTTACTGGGGAGGTTTTTCCAAATCCACCAAATTAATTATAGAGTCTTTACATGATCGAGGAGTGTTGAGAGTAGCTCACTGTGAGAATGGTATGCGCATGTATGAATCCACCGATCCTTTCATATCAAGCCTGTCTCCGAGGGAGCGTTTGAAAAAGATCCTCTTTTCAGCCCTAAAGTCGATGGGTACTAACACTTGAACATTTCCCTTAAATGAACTGAAGCATTTCACCTATCTTGTAGAGTCCTTAGCTGACAGAAAAAGTTACTTCCAGGAGTTAATTCATGAAGGAGAGATCCAAATTTTTCTGGTCGATTCAGTCGAATATTTTTCTAAAAATACCTATGCTTCTAGGACTCTTTGCGTTTCATGTATATAAAAAACGAAATCATGGGTTCAAGTAGGCATATACCTTTTGCTCTCTTTTATTGAGAGTTTACCTTTCAGTTTTCCATTATTCTTGAACGTACATTTTGAAAATTTAGGGCTGAACAACTTAAATCATAAGGGTGGCTAACTTTAAGAAGTATCCGGTAAGCCCTGAATTACATATTCATCTATGACTAGATTGTGATCGACAAACTAACCACTGCATGGTTTCAGGACGAAACTCACAGAGAACAATTTGCTTATCCAAGCCGTTTAGTCCCTTGAGAATATCGTAAGCATAGGGATCTCTTGTCTGTTCCGTAATGATTGTTATTTCATGGGTAGCTTTAAACCTTGCTTGCAACTGGCTGGTAATTTTATCTCCTAAGAAATCGTGGCACTCGACAACAAAATCAACCCGTCTTAATTCGGGAATTACCCCAGGATCCAACAATTCCCGTTCAGCCCCTTCACAATCAAGAAACAAGAGAACATCATCACTTTTAAGTAAAATATCTTTTAAAGATTCTGGACTACATCCTGTTTTAAAACTTATCTTAGAATCTACTCCGTTTGCCTTTGCGACTTTACTACAAATTGACAATGCCTTCTTATCAATGTCAATCGCTATGACACGGGTAGTATCAGGCATATTCTTAGCAAAACCAACTGAGTAGTAACCTTCTGCACAGCCAATGTTAACAATTAATTTATATTTTTTATCAATGACCCTATAAATCTCTTCATGTAATTCTTGCTCAAATGTTCCTATTATCTTGGGACATAAATCTCCATCACTCCATGAGCTATCCAGTAATAATTTCATTCCGGAAAAGGGGCCTGACTGAATGGCTCCGGAAAATTTAGAAAACAAATGATATCCAAATTGAGTTCTAAAATGCCTCACGGATAATAAAAATTTCTTTTCAAGAGCCTTGGCTTCTTCTGGTGATAAATCATCCATCTAATAGTTAGATTCTGGGCACATTAGGATGTATGAGCCAGCAAATTTGTCATTGCCATGAATAACAAAATTTTCATCTCATACTTCTTGCTCTTCACCTCTAAAGCTTCAAAGCTCTTGGCCTAAGATTTTTCCAACTTTATCTGCACTCCCTCCTTAGGAGTTTAGGACATTAATATCTCGTAATCTTATCTACGGCATACTTAATGCTCGTATGTAATGAAAAGCAAATGAAGCAAATCGGAACGATCCAACAACTTTGGCGCTATCCGCTCAAGGGAGTAGCCGGCGAACAAGTGAAAAGCTCAAAGATCGGGCCCTTTGGCATTGAGGGGGATCGCCTCTGGGCAGTATTCGATCAAGCACGTCAGGAAGTTCAGAGCTGTAAATTTCGGCCTGAGCTCCTTCAGTGCCAAGCTAGTTTCCAAGCAACACCTCAAGAAGAAATCATTGAAATTCGTTTTCCAGATGGTGCGACTATCTCTAGTAAAGACCCAGGAGTGCATCAAAAACTTTCCCAGCTCATTGGTCATGAATCTCGCTTAATCTATCTAAAAGATATCGAACAAGTAGAAGCTTCATTTTATCGCTACAGATCTAATGGCAATGACTGGCTCAATGAATTAAAAGAGACTTTTACCCGAGAACCAGGCGAACCCTTGCCTGATTTCCTTCAATCGCCTGAAAACATTCCCGAGAGCTCAGCTGCATTCATCACGATCCCTGGCACATTCTTCCTTGTGGCTCCGCTGCACATCGTGACAACGGCTACTATGAAGCATATGAAATTATTACATCCGAAAGCCGATTGGGACATTCGCCGTTTTAGGCCGAACCTTGTAATAGAGACCCATGAGTTGCAGCCAAGCCTTCTGGAGCAAGAATGGGTC encodes:
- a CDS encoding MOSC N-terminal beta barrel domain-containing protein is translated as MKQIGTIQQLWRYPLKGVAGEQVKSSKIGPFGIEGDRLWAVFDQARQEVQSCKFRPELLQCQASFQATPQEEIIEIRFPDGATISSKDPGVHQKLSQLIGHESRLIYLKDIEQVEASFYRYRSNGNDWLNELKETFTREPGEPLPDFLQSPENIPESSAAFITIPGTFFLVAPLHIVTTATMKHMKLLHPKADWDIRRFRPNLVIETHELQPSLLEQEWVGRKILIGNARVDCTETAVRCGAVTRPLEELPRDPSMLRSIVKDADQNLGIYGHMSDTASIKVGDPVYLQ